The Aeromicrobium yanjiei genome includes a region encoding these proteins:
- the ligA gene encoding NAD-dependent DNA ligase LigA, with product MANDDELRQRHKQLSETILEHRERYYVDDSPTVSDAEYDQLMRDLEALEEQMPELRTPDSPTQTVGGYASSSFEAYEHRERMLSLDNAFSIEELESWHGRLVREGVDDAEFLCELKVDGLAISLTYENGRLTRGVTRGDGRVGEDVTNNVRTIKVIPHQLKASDDYPVPAYVEVRGEVFFPTRAFEEFNTAWAESGKTPFSNPRNAAAGTLRMKDASVTASRPLSMVCHGLGYREGFTPTRQSEAYDALKAWGLPTSDRAKVVPNLAEVEEFIDYYGEHRHDVVHEIDGVVVKVDQVPLQRRLGSTSRAPRWAIAWKYPPEEVNTRLLDIRVNVGRTGRVTPYGVMEPIRVAGSTVEMATLHNQHEVKRKGVLIGDMVVLRKAGDVIPEIVGPVVALRDGTEREFVMPTECPSCGTPLAPSREGDKDIRCPNTRSCPSQLRERLTHVGGRGAFDIEVFGWEGATALLDAGVLTDEGGLFALTADQLMSVPLYTRAAKKKEIEAGSGERVLSANGIALLKNLETAKTQPLWRVLVALSIRHVGPTAARALATHFASMDAIREASLAELAAVDGVGPTIAEAVVEWFDVDWHRGIVDQWQAAGVRMQDERDESIPRTLEGLTIVVTGSLERFTRDSVKEAIIARGGKASGSVSKKTDYVVVGENAGSKADKAEELGRPILDEEAFEKLLAEGPPPADDEPAPES from the coding sequence ATGGCCAACGACGACGAGCTGCGACAACGTCACAAGCAGCTCTCCGAGACGATCCTCGAGCACCGCGAGCGCTACTACGTCGACGACTCGCCGACCGTCTCCGACGCGGAGTACGACCAGCTCATGCGCGATCTCGAGGCCCTCGAGGAGCAGATGCCCGAGCTCCGCACGCCGGACTCGCCGACCCAGACGGTCGGCGGCTACGCCTCGTCGTCGTTCGAGGCCTACGAGCACCGTGAGCGGATGCTCAGCCTCGACAACGCGTTCTCGATCGAGGAGCTGGAGTCGTGGCACGGCCGGCTCGTGCGAGAGGGGGTCGACGATGCGGAGTTCCTCTGCGAGCTCAAGGTCGACGGTCTCGCGATCTCGCTGACCTACGAGAACGGGCGCCTGACCCGGGGCGTCACCCGCGGCGACGGGCGCGTCGGCGAGGACGTCACCAACAACGTCCGCACGATCAAGGTCATCCCGCACCAGCTCAAGGCCTCCGACGATTACCCGGTCCCGGCGTACGTCGAGGTGCGCGGTGAGGTCTTCTTCCCCACCCGGGCGTTCGAGGAGTTCAACACCGCGTGGGCCGAGTCCGGCAAGACGCCGTTCTCCAACCCGCGCAACGCCGCGGCCGGGACGCTGCGCATGAAGGACGCGTCGGTGACCGCGAGCCGTCCGTTGTCGATGGTGTGCCACGGTCTGGGCTACCGCGAGGGCTTCACGCCGACCCGCCAGAGCGAGGCGTACGACGCGCTCAAGGCGTGGGGTCTGCCCACCAGCGACCGGGCCAAGGTCGTCCCCAACCTGGCCGAGGTCGAGGAGTTCATCGACTACTACGGCGAGCACCGCCACGACGTCGTGCACGAGATCGACGGCGTCGTGGTCAAGGTCGACCAGGTGCCACTGCAGCGTCGGCTCGGCTCGACGTCGCGCGCCCCGCGGTGGGCGATCGCGTGGAAGTACCCGCCCGAGGAGGTCAACACCCGGCTGCTCGACATCAGGGTCAACGTGGGCCGCACCGGTCGGGTCACCCCCTACGGCGTGATGGAGCCGATCCGGGTCGCGGGCTCGACCGTCGAGATGGCCACGCTGCACAACCAGCACGAGGTCAAGCGCAAGGGCGTCCTGATCGGCGACATGGTCGTGCTGCGCAAGGCCGGCGACGTGATCCCCGAGATCGTCGGCCCGGTCGTGGCCCTGCGCGACGGCACCGAGCGCGAGTTCGTCATGCCCACGGAGTGCCCCTCGTGCGGCACCCCGCTGGCGCCGTCACGCGAGGGCGACAAGGACATCCGCTGCCCGAACACGCGGTCGTGCCCGTCCCAGCTGCGGGAGCGCCTGACGCACGTCGGTGGGCGCGGCGCGTTCGACATCGAGGTGTTCGGCTGGGAGGGTGCCACGGCGCTGCTGGACGCCGGGGTGCTCACCGACGAGGGTGGCCTGTTCGCGCTGACCGCCGATCAGCTCATGAGCGTCCCGCTCTACACCCGCGCGGCCAAGAAGAAGGAGATCGAGGCCGGCTCGGGTGAGCGGGTGCTGAGCGCCAACGGCATCGCGCTGCTGAAGAATCTCGAGACCGCCAAGACGCAGCCGCTGTGGCGGGTGCTCGTGGCCCTGTCGATCCGGCACGTCGGGCCGACCGCCGCCCGCGCACTCGCGACCCACTTCGCCTCGATGGACGCGATCCGTGAGGCCTCCTTGGCCGAGCTCGCAGCCGTCGACGGTGTCGGCCCGACGATCGCCGAGGCGGTCGTCGAGTGGTTCGACGTCGACTGGCACCGCGGCATCGTCGACCAGTGGCAGGCCGCGGGCGTACGCATGCAGGACGAGCGCGACGAGTCGATCCCGCGGACCCTCGAGGGCTTGACGATCGTGGTGACGGGCTCGCTCGAGCGATTCACGCGTGACTCGGTCAAGGAGGCGATCATCGCGCGCGGCGGCAAGGCCTCGGGCTCGGTGTCCAAGAAGACCGACTACGTCGTGGTGGGTGAGAACGCCGGCTCCAAGGCCGACAAGGCCGAGGAGCTCGGACGCCCGATCCTCGACGAGGAGGCCTTCGAGAAGCTGCTCGCCGAAGGGCCGCCGCCGGCCGACGACGAGCCGGCCCCGGAGTCCTGA
- a CDS encoding methionine synthase — translation MTLATGIGSMPGTDFAAAMRLGLDELSLPYVPELPARGVHAGMIGRTLAVLDGLEADLQPDGWRIGVGEGADLRRARSLLAQDLDLAEELATEHEGPIKIQVTGPLTLAATVERPRGDKMLADHGARREIAQSLAEGLGAHVRDVRRRFSAADLVVQVDEPAITAVLTGGIPTASGWSRHRSVHPPEADALLRAVVEAITDAGARPVVHSCAPDVPVELLAGAGFAAISFDLGLVRPDDVWAETFEKGVDLWCGVLPSTDAGQVSQKAAVGQIETFFGRFGFTEETYSDRLVVTPTCGLAGASPQWARTVLVAAQSVASRR, via the coding sequence GCTGAGCCTCCCGTACGTCCCTGAGCTCCCGGCCCGCGGCGTCCACGCCGGCATGATCGGCAGGACGCTGGCAGTCCTGGACGGTCTCGAGGCGGACCTGCAGCCCGACGGGTGGCGCATCGGGGTGGGGGAGGGCGCCGACCTGCGCCGCGCGCGTTCGCTCCTGGCCCAGGACCTCGACCTGGCCGAGGAGCTCGCGACCGAGCACGAGGGCCCGATCAAGATCCAGGTCACCGGTCCGCTGACCCTCGCCGCGACGGTCGAGCGCCCGCGCGGCGACAAGATGCTGGCGGACCACGGGGCCCGTCGCGAGATCGCGCAGTCGTTGGCGGAGGGCCTCGGCGCCCACGTCCGGGACGTCCGCCGGCGGTTCTCGGCCGCCGACCTGGTCGTGCAGGTCGACGAGCCCGCGATCACGGCCGTCCTCACCGGCGGCATCCCGACCGCGAGCGGCTGGTCGCGCCACCGCAGCGTCCACCCGCCCGAGGCAGACGCCCTGCTGCGCGCGGTCGTCGAGGCGATCACCGACGCCGGGGCGCGCCCGGTCGTCCACTCGTGCGCGCCCGACGTGCCGGTCGAGCTGCTCGCCGGAGCAGGCTTCGCCGCGATCTCGTTCGACCTCGGTCTCGTGCGCCCCGACGACGTCTGGGCCGAGACGTTCGAGAAGGGCGTCGACCTGTGGTGCGGCGTCCTGCCCTCGACCGACGCCGGACAGGTCTCGCAGAAGGCCGCCGTCGGCCAGATCGAGACCTTCTTCGGGCGCTTCGGCTTCACGGAGGAGACCTACTCCGACCGACTCGTCGTGACCCCGACCTGCGGTCTCGCGGGTGCGTCGCCGCAGTGGGCGCGCACGGTCCTCGTCGCTGCGCAGAGTGTCGCCTCGCGGCGATAA